The following coding sequences are from one Alphaproteobacteria bacterium window:
- the recJ gene encoding single-stranded-DNA-specific exonuclease RecJ, with protein sequence MAAGKSECVLGVSRSFGGKEWRSRLDDERLALALTQRLSVPEIVGRVLAARGVDVESARDYLNPTLRDLLPDPLRFRDMETAVERVLQALQRGEQVAVFGDYDVDGATSSALLKRFAAAIGLDLRIYIPDRLTEGYGPNLPALLALREEGIAVVITVDCGITAFDALAGAAEAGIDVIVLDHHVAEPKLPAAAAVVNPNRLDEDGGHGYLAAVGVTFLFIVALNRRLREAGWYDARPEPDLRRWLDLVALGTVCDVVPLQGLNRAFVAQGLKVLAKRGNIGLSALADVGRIDEVPGTFHVGYILGPRINAGGRVGQADLGARLLISDDPAEARAIAERLDVFNSERRAIEQQVLEEAGASAESTYAADPCILVAATGWHPGVVGIVAGRLRERFNRPACVVGIDDGIGRGSGRSVRGVDLGAAIIAAGQSGLLVNGGGHAMAAGFTVTASGVEKLRAFLNERVGGEIEAKGIVPSLGIDSAVTTRGASPGLLAILAQAGPFGAGNPEPRFVVPVARLAFADVVGQDHVRCTLSDDSGGQLKGIAFRSVGTALGQALLDARGGTLHVAGHLRADTWQGRDGVQLIIEDAAETA encoded by the coding sequence ATGGCGGCTGGAAAATCGGAATGCGTACTCGGCGTTTCGCGGTCCTTTGGCGGCAAAGAGTGGCGTTCCCGGCTCGACGATGAGCGGCTGGCCCTGGCGCTGACGCAGCGGCTGTCGGTGCCTGAGATCGTCGGCCGCGTCCTGGCGGCGCGGGGCGTCGACGTGGAATCGGCGCGCGACTACCTAAACCCGACGCTCCGCGACCTGCTTCCCGATCCGTTGCGGTTCCGCGACATGGAAACCGCGGTGGAACGCGTGTTGCAGGCCCTGCAGCGTGGCGAGCAGGTGGCTGTTTTCGGCGATTACGACGTCGATGGCGCGACATCTTCGGCCTTGCTGAAGCGGTTCGCCGCCGCCATCGGCCTCGACCTCCGGATCTACATTCCCGACCGGCTGACCGAGGGCTACGGTCCGAATTTGCCGGCTTTGCTCGCCCTTCGGGAGGAGGGTATCGCTGTCGTGATCACGGTCGATTGCGGTATCACCGCCTTCGACGCTCTGGCCGGTGCCGCCGAGGCGGGGATCGATGTCATCGTGCTCGATCACCATGTCGCGGAGCCGAAACTGCCGGCGGCCGCCGCCGTGGTCAATCCAAACCGGCTCGACGAGGATGGCGGCCACGGCTACCTGGCGGCGGTCGGCGTAACGTTCCTGTTCATTGTCGCACTCAATCGCCGCCTGCGCGAGGCCGGCTGGTACGATGCGCGCCCAGAGCCCGATTTGCGGCGGTGGCTCGACTTGGTGGCCTTGGGCACGGTGTGCGATGTGGTACCGCTGCAGGGCCTGAACCGCGCCTTCGTGGCGCAGGGGCTCAAGGTGCTGGCGAAGCGGGGCAATATCGGGCTCTCCGCGCTGGCCGACGTGGGCCGAATCGACGAGGTGCCGGGGACGTTTCATGTCGGCTATATTCTGGGGCCGCGGATCAATGCCGGGGGACGGGTCGGGCAGGCCGATCTTGGCGCCCGACTGTTGATCTCCGACGACCCGGCCGAGGCGCGGGCGATCGCCGAGCGGCTCGACGTCTTCAATTCGGAGCGCCGCGCGATCGAGCAGCAGGTGTTGGAGGAGGCGGGTGCCTCGGCCGAGAGCACCTATGCGGCGGATCCTTGCATCCTCGTTGCCGCGACCGGGTGGCATCCCGGCGTGGTCGGTATTGTCGCCGGCCGCTTGCGCGAGCGCTTCAATCGCCCGGCTTGCGTGGTCGGAATCGATGACGGTATCGGACGCGGGTCGGGCCGCTCGGTGCGCGGTGTCGACCTCGGCGCGGCGATCATCGCCGCCGGTCAATCCGGCCTTCTGGTCAATGGGGGCGGGCACGCGATGGCGGCCGGGTTCACGGTGACCGCGAGCGGAGTCGAAAAGCTTCGCGCCTTTCTCAACGAGCGGGTCGGCGGGGAAATCGAAGCCAAAGGAATCGTCCCCTCGCTCGGCATCGATAGCGCGGTGACGACGCGGGGCGCTTCGCCCGGCTTGCTGGCGATATTGGCTCAGGCGGGTCCGTTTGGCGCCGGCAATCCGGAGCCGCGCTTTGTCGTGCCGGTGGCGCGCCTCGCCTTCGCCGACGTCGTCGGCCAGGACCACGTTCGCTGCACGCTGAGCGATGACAGCGGCGGCCAACTCAAGGGAATCGCCTTCCGCTCGGTGGGGACGGCGCTCGGCCAAGCGTTGCTCGACGCCCGCGGCGGCACGCTCCACGTCGCCGGCCACCTGCGCGCCGACACCTGGCAGGGCCGCGACGGGGTCCAGCTGATCATCGAGGACGCGGCCGAAACCGCCTGA
- the glpX gene encoding class II fructose-bisphosphatase — MDRNLALEAVRVTEAAALAASRLMGRGDEMAADQAAVDAMRRALSVLQIDGTVVIGEGERDEAPMLYIGEKVGTGNGPKIDIALDPLEGTTITAKGGPNALAVIAMAGDGGFLHAPDVYMEKIAVGGGLPDDLVDIDAEPAENLDNLARAKGIEVSDVVACILDRPRHAELIAKVRASGARIQLISDGDVSGVIATSMAESGVDIYLGSGGAPEGVLAAAALRCIGGQMQARLIFRNNDEKARAAHWGLEDLDRKYNLLDLASGDVMFAATGVTDGTMLRGVRRSSNGGMTNSIVMRSSTGTVRQLSSRHDFTRKTVYADVIG, encoded by the coding sequence ATCGATCGGAATTTGGCCCTCGAGGCCGTGCGGGTGACCGAGGCGGCTGCCCTCGCGGCGTCGCGTCTGATGGGACGTGGCGACGAAATGGCCGCCGACCAGGCCGCCGTTGATGCGATGCGAAGGGCACTCAGCGTGCTGCAGATCGACGGCACCGTGGTGATCGGCGAAGGCGAGCGCGATGAGGCGCCGATGCTTTATATCGGCGAGAAAGTAGGCACCGGCAACGGTCCCAAGATCGACATTGCGCTGGATCCGCTGGAGGGGACGACGATCACCGCCAAGGGCGGGCCCAACGCGCTCGCCGTGATCGCGATGGCCGGCGACGGCGGTTTTCTCCATGCGCCGGATGTCTATATGGAAAAAATTGCTGTCGGCGGCGGACTGCCCGATGACCTCGTTGATATTGACGCCGAACCGGCGGAGAACCTCGATAACCTCGCCCGTGCGAAGGGTATCGAGGTGTCCGATGTGGTGGCTTGCATCCTCGATCGGCCGCGGCATGCCGAACTCATCGCCAAGGTGCGCGCGTCGGGTGCCCGCATCCAGCTGATCTCCGACGGCGACGTCAGCGGGGTTATCGCGACTTCAATGGCCGAAAGCGGCGTCGACATATATCTCGGTAGTGGTGGCGCCCCGGAGGGCGTGTTGGCGGCCGCGGCCTTGCGCTGCATCGGTGGGCAAATGCAGGCCCGTCTGATCTTTCGCAACAACGATGAGAAGGCGCGCGCCGCGCATTGGGGCCTCGAGGATTTGGACCGCAAATACAATCTGCTGGATCTGGCCTCGGGCGACGTGATGTTTGCCGCCACCGGCGTTACTGACGGTACCATGCTGCGCGGTGTCCGGAGGTCGAGCAATGGCGGCATGACCAATTCCATCGTCATGCGATCGTCGACGGGCACAGTACGGCAACTTTCCTCGCGGCACGACTTTACCCGCAAGACCGTCTATGCCGACGTCATCGGCTGA
- a CDS encoding homoserine dehydrogenase, with protein sequence MSTPFKIAVAGLGTVGAAVVAAVQRHGALFEARSGHALEITAVAARDRNRNRPIDISPYPWFDDPVAMAKEADADLVVELIGGADGVAKAMIEAAITSGRHVVTANKALLAHHGNDLAHRADAAGVALAFEAAVAGGIPIVKAMREGLAANNLSRVFGILNGTSNYILSNMRETGRAFAEVLEEAQQLGYAETDPSFDVDGVDAAHKLALLTSLAFGAEVNFSAVHVEGIRHVSIDDIEFAAELGYRIKLLATARLTPNGVEQRVHPCMVGLDSPVAYVDGVFNAIVAEGDLVGSTVYEGRGAGGGPTSSAVVADLIDIARGRRVPAFAVPANRLKPIPTARMEDHVGPYYVRFTVIDQPGVIADIAATFRDENVSMEGMLQRGRNPGDVVSVVLTTHDTQEASMSRALDRIARLDSVVEPPRMIRIEPTLEGADPA encoded by the coding sequence ATGAGCACACCCTTCAAGATCGCCGTCGCGGGCCTGGGAACGGTCGGTGCCGCGGTCGTCGCCGCGGTTCAGCGGCATGGCGCTTTGTTCGAGGCGCGAAGCGGTCATGCCCTCGAAATCACCGCCGTTGCCGCCCGCGATCGCAATCGAAACCGCCCAATCGACATTTCACCCTATCCATGGTTCGACGATCCGGTGGCGATGGCGAAAGAGGCCGACGCCGATCTCGTGGTCGAGCTGATCGGCGGTGCCGATGGCGTTGCCAAGGCGATGATCGAGGCGGCCATCACTAGTGGCCGCCATGTCGTGACCGCCAACAAGGCGCTGCTCGCCCATCACGGCAACGATCTGGCCCACCGTGCCGATGCGGCCGGCGTCGCACTCGCGTTCGAGGCCGCCGTTGCCGGGGGCATACCGATCGTCAAGGCGATGAGGGAAGGTTTGGCGGCCAACAATTTGTCGCGGGTGTTCGGAATCCTGAACGGAACCTCGAACTATATCCTCTCGAATATGCGCGAGACCGGACGTGCCTTTGCCGAGGTGCTTGAGGAAGCGCAGCAGCTGGGCTACGCCGAGACGGATCCAAGTTTCGATGTCGACGGCGTCGACGCGGCGCACAAACTGGCACTTCTGACCAGCCTAGCCTTTGGTGCCGAAGTCAATTTTTCGGCGGTCCATGTCGAAGGCATACGTCATGTCTCGATCGATGACATCGAGTTCGCGGCCGAACTCGGTTACCGAATAAAATTGCTGGCGACGGCGCGGCTGACTCCTAATGGGGTCGAGCAGCGCGTTCACCCGTGCATGGTCGGGCTCGATTCGCCGGTCGCATATGTCGACGGCGTCTTCAATGCCATCGTAGCGGAAGGCGATCTCGTCGGCAGCACGGTCTACGAGGGCCGTGGTGCCGGTGGCGGCCCGACCTCGTCGGCAGTTGTGGCCGATCTTATCGATATTGCCCGCGGCCGCAGGGTGCCGGCATTCGCCGTGCCGGCAAACCGACTCAAGCCAATCCCGACGGCGCGCATGGAAGACCATGTCGGCCCCTATTACGTCCGCTTTACGGTCATCGATCAGCCCGGCGTGATCGCCGATATCGCGGCCACATTTCGCGACGAGAACGTATCCATGGAAGGTATGCTCCAGCGCGGTCGCAATCCCGGCGATGTGGTCAGCGTGGTGTTGACGACCCACGATACGCAGGAGGCATCCATGTCCCGTGCCCTGGATCGCATCGCCAGACTTGACAGCGTCGTCGAACCGCCGCGCATGATTCGAATAGAGCCTACGCTAGAGGGAGCGGACCCAGCATGA
- a CDS encoding LL-diaminopimelate aminotransferase produces the protein MQKEFYRIKRLPPYVLAEVNAMKADARAAGRDIIDFGMGNPDRPAPAHVVEKLVETVADPRTHRYSTSRGIVGLRRALAGYYARRFGVDLDPEREVIVNIGSKEGVVNLAQAITSPGDVVIAPNPTYPIHTFGFMLAGAAIRHIPLTDTHDYMRELERAVRHSVPSPLALLVNFPANPTGHLASLDFYGEIVDFCRKHSIYIISDVAYAELYYDVEPPPSILQVPGAKDIAVEFSSLSKTYSMPGWRVGCTVGNRDVIAALARVKSYVDYGIFAPIQVAATAALNGPQDCVEDTRGMYRRRRDALIEGLRSAGWEVPCPRATMFAWVPVPPRYADHGSMNFAKRLLSEANVAVSPGIGFGEYGEGYLRIALVENEHRIRQAVRNIKSFFKDGHGPGRAGPEVLAS, from the coding sequence ATGCAAAAGGAATTTTACCGGATCAAGCGTCTGCCCCCGTACGTTCTGGCGGAGGTCAACGCCATGAAGGCGGACGCAAGAGCAGCCGGTCGCGATATCATTGATTTCGGCATGGGCAATCCCGATCGACCGGCGCCCGCGCATGTGGTGGAGAAATTGGTCGAGACTGTGGCCGATCCGCGGACCCACCGCTATTCGACCTCACGCGGAATTGTCGGCCTCCGCCGCGCGTTGGCCGGCTACTATGCCCGCAGGTTCGGGGTCGATCTCGATCCCGAGCGCGAAGTTATCGTCAACATCGGTTCCAAGGAAGGTGTGGTAAATCTGGCGCAGGCGATCACCAGCCCGGGTGATGTCGTCATCGCGCCAAATCCGACCTATCCCATCCACACCTTCGGGTTCATGCTTGCGGGCGCGGCGATTCGCCATATTCCGCTGACCGACACGCATGACTATATGCGCGAACTGGAACGCGCCGTGCGCCATTCCGTGCCATCGCCGTTGGCGCTTCTGGTCAATTTCCCGGCCAACCCGACCGGACATCTGGCGAGCCTGGATTTTTACGGCGAGATCGTCGATTTTTGCCGGAAACACAGCATCTACATCATCTCCGACGTGGCCTACGCCGAACTCTACTATGACGTCGAACCGCCACCATCGATTCTGCAGGTGCCCGGCGCGAAGGATATCGCCGTCGAATTCAGCTCGTTGAGCAAGACCTATTCGATGCCGGGTTGGCGCGTCGGCTGCACGGTCGGCAATCGAGATGTCATCGCCGCCTTGGCCCGGGTAAAGTCTTATGTCGACTACGGTATTTTTGCGCCGATCCAAGTTGCCGCGACGGCGGCCCTCAACGGTCCGCAAGACTGTGTCGAGGACACCCGTGGGATGTATCGTCGACGGCGCGACGCATTGATCGAGGGACTCAGGTCGGCTGGCTGGGAGGTGCCATGTCCGCGTGCGACGATGTTCGCTTGGGTGCCGGTGCCGCCGCGATACGCCGATCATGGTTCAATGAACTTCGCCAAACGCCTGCTGAGTGAAGCCAATGTTGCGGTGTCGCCGGGAATTGGTTTCGGCGAATACGGTGAAGGGTATCTGCGTATCGCGCTCGTCGAGAACGAGCACCGTATTCGTCAGGCCGTTCGCAATATCAAGAGCTTCTTCAAAGATGGACACGGACCCGGCAGAGCCGGTCCCGAGGTCCTGGCGTCATGA
- a CDS encoding OmpA family protein encodes MSRHKMLHCNIIVKRRGPCRIAAIAIAAMVASCAWFEGDPPPAAEGDTDYPNLAEVPERPDLSTMTDSAALEEGLRSDRANARYNEAPLKSSTAAGAKPPPPTPVQIANVSATETIVETPNFVETEVAVTAAEVQATAPVQGTGATVQVPANTAAVEPGPMIAGSVSPIVTAPPPPAPVQTTETSITAPPPAPVAIATPTAPAVGTPTAPATTTQTAAIPASPPMPTQTPSAAPVLTLTPPPPSSGTASVVVYPIDSQGAPPSGVPLPATVIYFGNNSSSVTPSEMEKIRQIAQARAARQARVRLIGHASMRTGDMRSVEHDRANLEISWLRANAVADALRRQGVPIEVMVVTAVADTQPVYMENMPAGEAGNRRVEIYLE; translated from the coding sequence ATGTCGCGACACAAAATGCTGCACTGCAATATTATTGTCAAGCGCCGCGGCCCATGCCGGATCGCGGCGATTGCGATCGCAGCGATGGTGGCCAGTTGTGCTTGGTTCGAAGGCGACCCGCCACCCGCCGCCGAGGGTGATACCGATTATCCGAACCTGGCGGAGGTGCCGGAGCGTCCCGATTTGTCGACAATGACTGACTCGGCCGCGCTCGAAGAGGGCCTGCGGTCGGATCGCGCCAATGCGCGTTATAATGAGGCGCCACTGAAATCGTCGACGGCGGCCGGCGCTAAGCCGCCGCCGCCAACCCCGGTTCAGATCGCCAACGTGTCGGCGACGGAAACGATCGTCGAAACGCCCAATTTCGTAGAGACCGAAGTCGCAGTAACGGCGGCCGAGGTCCAAGCAACGGCACCCGTTCAGGGCACTGGGGCAACGGTTCAGGTGCCGGCGAATACGGCTGCGGTCGAACCCGGCCCGATGATCGCCGGTTCGGTTTCGCCGATTGTTACCGCGCCGCCGCCGCCGGCTCCGGTGCAGACCACGGAGACCTCGATCACGGCGCCGCCACCGGCTCCAGTGGCGATTGCGACACCAACCGCGCCGGCTGTCGGAACACCGACCGCGCCGGCGACGACGACGCAGACCGCGGCTATTCCCGCATCGCCGCCGATGCCGACGCAGACGCCATCGGCGGCGCCGGTATTGACCCTGACCCCGCCGCCGCCCAGTTCGGGCACTGCGTCGGTCGTTGTCTATCCAATCGATAGCCAAGGGGCACCGCCGTCCGGCGTTCCGTTGCCGGCGACGGTGATCTATTTCGGCAACAACTCGTCATCGGTCACGCCGTCCGAGATGGAGAAGATTCGCCAGATCGCACAAGCGCGCGCGGCGCGTCAGGCGCGGGTGCGCCTCATCGGCCACGCCAGCATGCGCACCGGCGATATGCGGTCTGTCGAACACGATCGTGCCAATTTGGAGATCTCGTGGTTGCGCGCCAATGCGGTCGCGGATGCGCTGCGGCGCCAAGGTGTCCCCATTGAGGTGATGGTTGTAACGGCGGTAGCCGACACGCAGCCCGTCTATATGGAAAATATGCCGGCCGGTGAGGCCGGCAACCGGCGGGTCGAAATTTATCTCGAATAG
- the phaC gene encoding class I poly(R)-hydroxyalkanoic acid synthase has translation MVDQQANNDELGNLADRATIIADIAERSQRLVNDFLTRQAKDGFAPGMGDPLSIGNAFMEMTARMVTNPAKLVEAQMSLWNDYLTLWQATTARFLGQQSAPTAEPSMEDRRFKDDAWTENQLFDFIKQSYLLSARWMQSTVADVDGLDDQTRKKVDFYTRQFVDALAPSNFVMTNPAVLRETIDSRGENLLKGLSNLLEDLERGKGQLHIRMTDFDAFEVGENIATTPGKVVYQNDLMQLIQYTPTTEKVSKTPLLIIPPWINKFYILDLRPKNSFIKWAVEQGLTVFCISWVNPDEQLAQKTFEDYMIEGPLAALDAIEKATGEKQANVIGYCLGGTLLAATLAYMTSKRDDRIKSATYFVTLTDFADSGELTVFIDEEQIAALEQRMDEKGYLDGSAMATTFNMLRANDLIWSFVVNNYLMGKDPFPFDLLYWNADSTRMPAAMHSFYLRNMYQKNLLREPGGIELAGTPIDLHEIKTPSFLLSTQEDHIAPWEATYAATQIYAGPVKFVLSGSGHIAGVVNPPAAQKYGYWTNAKLPGSPDAWLKGAKHHDGSWWPEWIRWLKKNRGAQVPARVPGDGKLKPIEDAPGSFVKVRVMADEPQAE, from the coding sequence ATGGTCGATCAACAAGCGAATAATGACGAATTGGGGAACTTGGCGGATCGCGCGACGATCATCGCCGACATTGCCGAACGAAGCCAGCGCCTGGTCAACGATTTCCTGACCCGGCAGGCGAAGGATGGTTTCGCTCCGGGCATGGGGGATCCGCTCAGCATCGGCAACGCCTTCATGGAAATGACGGCACGGATGGTCACTAATCCGGCCAAGCTGGTCGAAGCGCAAATGTCGCTGTGGAACGATTATCTGACGCTATGGCAAGCAACCACGGCCCGGTTTCTCGGCCAGCAGTCGGCGCCGACCGCCGAGCCGTCGATGGAGGATCGCCGGTTCAAGGATGACGCCTGGACCGAGAACCAATTGTTCGACTTCATCAAGCAGTCCTATCTGTTGAGTGCCCGGTGGATGCAGTCGACGGTGGCCGATGTCGACGGACTCGACGATCAAACTCGAAAGAAGGTCGATTTCTACACGCGGCAATTCGTCGACGCCCTCGCGCCCAGCAATTTCGTCATGACCAATCCGGCGGTGCTGAGGGAAACCATCGATTCGCGCGGTGAAAATCTGCTCAAGGGCCTGTCCAATCTGCTCGAAGATCTGGAGCGCGGCAAGGGCCAGCTCCACATTCGCATGACTGATTTCGACGCCTTCGAAGTCGGCGAGAATATCGCGACGACGCCCGGCAAGGTCGTCTATCAGAACGACCTCATGCAGTTGATCCAATACACGCCAACCACGGAAAAAGTATCGAAGACACCGCTGTTGATCATTCCGCCGTGGATCAACAAATTCTATATCCTGGATTTGCGACCGAAGAACTCCTTCATCAAGTGGGCGGTCGAGCAGGGTCTGACGGTTTTCTGCATCTCCTGGGTCAACCCCGACGAGCAACTGGCCCAGAAGACGTTCGAAGACTACATGATCGAGGGACCGCTGGCTGCGCTCGACGCGATCGAGAAGGCAACCGGCGAAAAACAGGCCAACGTCATTGGCTATTGCCTCGGCGGAACGCTTCTGGCCGCAACTCTTGCCTACATGACAAGCAAACGCGACGACCGGATCAAGAGCGCCACCTATTTCGTCACTCTGACCGACTTCGCGGATTCGGGCGAACTCACGGTCTTCATCGACGAGGAACAGATTGCGGCGCTCGAGCAGCGGATGGACGAGAAGGGCTACCTCGACGGCAGCGCGATGGCGACGACGTTCAACATGCTGCGCGCCAACGATCTGATCTGGTCCTTCGTCGTCAATAACTACCTTATGGGCAAGGACCCGTTCCCGTTCGACCTCCTCTATTGGAACGCCGATTCCACCCGCATGCCGGCGGCCATGCACAGTTTCTACCTGCGCAACATGTACCAAAAAAACCTGTTACGGGAACCGGGCGGAATCGAGCTCGCCGGGACACCGATCGATCTGCACGAGATCAAGACGCCAAGCTTCCTGCTTTCAACCCAGGAAGATCATATTGCGCCGTGGGAAGCGACCTACGCCGCGACCCAGATCTACGCCGGACCTGTCAAGTTCGTGTTGTCGGGGTCGGGCCATATCGCGGGCGTCGTCAATCCCCCGGCGGCGCAGAAATATGGCTATTGGACCAACGCCAAACTTCCGGGCTCGCCGGATGCGTGGCTCAAGGGCGCAAAGCATCACGACGGGTCGTGGTGGCCCGAGTGGATCCGATGGCTCAAGAAAAACCGCGGTGCGCAGGTCCCGGCGCGGGTACCGGGAGACGGCAAGCTGAAGCCGATCGAGGACGCCCCCGGCTCATTCGTAAAAGTCCGGGTGATGGCCGACGAACCGCAAGCCGAATAA
- a CDS encoding gamma carbonic anhydrase family protein: MAGLILPFSGVEPAISETAFVADTATIIGDVVVGERSGLWFGVVVRGDLNSIRIGCNTNLQDGTIVHVNHDRYGDGGDPTTIGDNVTIGHLALIHACTIGDGAFIGMRAVVMDKAVVETDAMVAAGAVVTPGKVVRSGQLWAGTPARHVRDLRADEIADFSYNASHYAALAEAYLAQRVARPVGSD; the protein is encoded by the coding sequence ATGGCCGGATTGATACTACCGTTCAGCGGCGTCGAACCCGCCATCTCGGAGACCGCCTTCGTCGCCGATACGGCGACGATTATCGGCGACGTCGTGGTCGGAGAACGCAGCGGCCTCTGGTTCGGCGTCGTCGTTCGCGGCGATCTCAACAGCATTCGCATCGGCTGCAACACGAACCTGCAGGACGGCACGATCGTGCATGTCAATCACGACCGCTATGGCGACGGCGGCGATCCGACCACGATCGGAGACAACGTCACGATCGGGCACTTGGCGCTAATTCACGCCTGCACGATCGGCGACGGCGCCTTCATCGGCATGCGGGCGGTGGTCATGGACAAGGCCGTAGTCGAGACCGATGCCATGGTCGCGGCGGGAGCGGTGGTGACGCCGGGCAAGGTTGTGCGATCGGGGCAATTGTGGGCCGGCACGCCGGCCCGCCACGTCCGCGACCTGCGCGCCGACGAAATCGCCGATTTTTCCTACAATGCCAGCCATTACGCCGCTTTGGCGGAGGCCTATCTGGCGCAGCGCGTTGCGCGACCGGTTGGTTCGGATTAG
- a CDS encoding N-acetyl-gamma-glutamyl-phosphate reductase encodes MTSNRMKTGILGASGYTGAELVRLLARHPSFEIVAMTADRHAGKDIGEVFPHLGGLGLPSLVSVDAPDWSAVDVAFCCLPHGTTQEIIAGLPKALKIVDLSADFRLTDVETYAQWYGHAHRAPELQADAVYGLTELRRDEIRNSRLVANPGCYPTSAQLPLVPLLAAGLIDTDDIIIDAKSGVTGAGRAAKEGTLFAEVSEGIHAYGVANHRHMPEIEQELSAAARTSVTVNFTPHLMPMNRGILSTIYVRLGATVTADDLHATLVGRYVDEPFVRVLPIGVAPATRHVRGSNHCLIGVFADRVPGRAILISAIDNLVKGASGQAVQNMNLMCGLDETTALDQEPLFP; translated from the coding sequence ATGACCTCCAACAGGATGAAGACGGGTATTCTCGGCGCCAGCGGCTACACCGGCGCCGAATTGGTGCGTCTTCTCGCTCGTCATCCGTCATTCGAAATCGTCGCCATGACGGCCGACCGTCACGCCGGAAAGGATATCGGCGAGGTGTTTCCGCATCTTGGCGGGCTGGGGCTGCCGTCGCTGGTCTCGGTCGACGCGCCGGATTGGTCGGCGGTCGATGTCGCATTCTGTTGTCTTCCCCATGGCACCACGCAAGAGATCATCGCCGGCCTCCCCAAGGCCTTGAAAATCGTCGATCTGTCGGCGGATTTCAGGCTCACCGACGTAGAAACCTATGCGCAATGGTATGGGCACGCGCACCGCGCGCCAGAACTTCAGGCCGATGCGGTCTATGGGCTGACCGAATTGCGTCGAGATGAAATCCGCAATTCGCGGCTTGTGGCCAATCCCGGATGCTATCCGACATCCGCACAACTGCCGTTGGTGCCGCTTCTCGCCGCAGGACTGATCGATACGGACGACATCATTATCGACGCCAAATCGGGGGTGACGGGCGCCGGCCGTGCAGCCAAGGAAGGCACGCTGTTTGCCGAGGTCAGTGAGGGTATCCACGCCTACGGCGTCGCCAACCACCGCCATATGCCCGAGATCGAGCAGGAGCTGTCGGCGGCGGCGAGAACTTCCGTTACGGTGAACTTCACACCTCATTTAATGCCGATGAACCGCGGTATTCTGTCGACCATCTATGTCCGGCTCGGCGCCACCGTAACCGCCGACGATCTCCACGCCACTCTCGTCGGGCGCTATGTCGACGAGCCCTTCGTCCGCGTATTGCCGATCGGGGTGGCGCCCGCGACCCGCCATGTGCGTGGGTCCAACCATTGTCTGATCGGTGTGTTCGCCGATCGCGTGCCGGGCCGGGCGATCCTGATTTCCGCGATCGACAATTTGGTCAAAGGGGCTTCGGGTCAGGCGGTGCAGAACATGAACCTCATGTGCGGGTTGGACGAAACCACGGCTTTGGACCAGGAACCGCTTTTCCCTTAA
- the rpsI gene encoding 30S ribosomal protein S9 codes for MPEQVAPPPEPAAVPEPKVDAQGRAYSTGKRKDAVARVWIKPGSGRISINGRDIEQYFARPVLRMIINQPFQVAGRTDQYDVTCTVRGGGLSGQAGAVRHGISRALTYCEPSLRPVLKKGGFLTRDARVVERKKYGKRKARRSFQFSKR; via the coding sequence ATGCCGGAGCAGGTGGCACCGCCGCCGGAGCCGGCCGCGGTGCCGGAACCAAAGGTCGATGCCCAAGGGCGCGCCTATTCCACGGGTAAGCGAAAGGACGCGGTCGCCAGGGTTTGGATAAAGCCGGGCAGCGGTCGCATCTCGATCAACGGACGGGATATCGAGCAATATTTTGCCCGCCCGGTTCTGAGAATGATCATCAATCAGCCTTTTCAGGTCGCCGGGCGGACCGACCAGTACGACGTGACATGCACGGTTCGCGGCGGCGGCCTGTCCGGCCAGGCCGGGGCGGTACGTCACGGCATCAGTCGGGCGCTCACCTATTGCGAGCCGTCTCTGCGGCCGGTCCTCAAAAAAGGCGGGTTCCTGACCCGGGACGCCCGCGTTGTGGAGCGCAAGAAGTACGGCAAGCGCAAAGCGCGACGTAGCTTCCAGTTTTCCAAGCGTTAG